Sequence from the Nocardiopsis sp. YSL2 genome:
GGTGTGGGAGTGCGCGAAGCCGGAAGGCCTCGTGGTCGTCCGCACCCCCTACGACGCCGGCCGGCACGAGGCGACGGCACGCTCATGGAACGCCCGCGGCTACCACTGCCTGGTGCAGGACGTGCGCGGACGGTACCGGTCGGAGGGGGACTGGTGCCCCTTCTCGTACGAGGAGGAGGACGGCGGCCAGGTGCTCGTCCACCTGCTCGACGAGTTCGCCGGGCTGCCGCTGGTGCTGTTCGGGGCCTCCTACGCCGCGCACACCGCGTTGGAGGCCGCTCGGGCCGTGACAGGGAACGGCGCGTCCCCGGTCTCGGCGATCATCGCCCTCGTCCCCGCCCTCGGACCGGCCGAGACCGCGTGGGACCCCCAGGGCCGCCCACAGATCCGGCACCGGATCGGATGGTGGCACGAACACGGACGCCACCGGCGCTCCCAGCCCCCGCTGCCCCCGTCCGAACTCGACCGGCGCGTCGCACAGGCGCGCGAGCGGGGTGTGGTCGAGGCCGCCGAGCACTGGGACTGGTCGCCCTCCACCATGACCGGGTGGCGGCGGCTGTGGAGCGCGCGCCGCGTGGACCCGGCATCGCGCTACGGCCGCATCGATGTGCCGCTCCTGGTGATCAGCGGCGATGACGACTTCTTCGACGACGACGCCCGACGGCTCGCCCGCGCGTGGAGCGCCCCGAGCCACTTCGCCGGCGGCCCCTGGGGGCACGGCCTGGTCGGCGGCGTCGCCGACCGGTCCCTGCGGTCCCGTATCGCGGCCGCCGGCGGACTGACCCGCATCATCGACCCGTGGCTGGCGGCCCAGGGGCTGCCCGGCGCTCCGGCGGAGTGGACCGGGATCCTCGCGGCCGCGTCCGCGCCCCACACCCGGTCGACCCTCGATTCCGCGTCAGGGGCCTGGCGCCACGAAAGGACCTCACCGTGACTCTCACCACCGGGCGGCGGCACCCCGAGGCCGCCGGCGACGCGGCGGCCAGGACCGCCCACCCTCTGCCCGTGGAGGCGCTGGTCGACCCCGAGTGCGGCATCATCCGCTCCGTGCGGGCCGTGCCGCACCCCACCGGTGCCCCCGCCTCCTACCTGGGCCTGACCGCGGCCGTGGCCGACGCCCGACAACTCGGCGAGTGGCCGGCGGACCGTGTCTCGCTGGGCACGTCGTTCGACGACGCGGGCCAGGCCAGGATCGCCGCGATCGCCGAGGGGATCGAGCGCTACTGCGGGAACTGGCTCCCCGCCGACCTTCCCGAGGACGAACTGCGCATCGCGACCCGCGCGGAACTGCTGGCCGCGGGCCACCGTCCGATGGACCTGGACGAGCTGCCCCGGTTCGCCCCGTGGCAGTACACCCGGGCCGGCTTCCCCTACCAGCCCCTCACCGAGGACACTCCCACCCTCTGGACGCGCTGTGCCGACAGCGGCGGTGCCGAGGTCTGGATGCCGGCCTCGCTGGTCTACCTCAACTGGAGGCAGTCGCGCTTCCGGCACCTGCCGCGCGTGCACCACCTGAACTACGCGGGGATCGCCACCGGGCAGGGGACCGAGGACGCCCGGGACCGAGGGGTCCTGGAGATCATCGAACGCGACGCCCTCGAACTGTGGTGGCACCTGGACGGACCCACCTTCGGCATCGACCCCGCCAGCGTCCCCGGGCTGGCCGACGACCTGCGCGGCAGCTCCCTGGAGGTGTTCCTGGCGGTCATGCCCTCGGAGTTCGCCCCCGCCGTGGCCGCACTCGTGCACGACAAGGAACGGGGCCTGTACGCCGCGGGGTTCTCCGCCGCGCTCGACCCGGTCAGGGCCGCCCGCAAGGCCGTCCTCGAAGCCGTCCACACCTGGGTCTACACCCAGGGCTGCACCACCGCCGACGGGTGGGTCTTCCGTGCCGTCGAGCAGGGACTGATGGCCCGCGGCCTCTACCTCGACCACCGCGCCGACGCCGCCTACCTCGACGCCGCCGGACCCCAGTGCGAGCACGTCGTCGACCTGGGCGCGCACGTCCAGCTGTGGCTCGACCCCCGGGTCCACGGGCAGGCCCGGCGCTTCACCGAGCCCGCCCTGGGAATCCGGCCGATCACCCAGGTCCCGGCCGTGACGATGGACGAGGTCCACCAGCGGCTGGCCGCTCGCGGACACCGCGTCCTCACCCGGGACCTGACGACGAGCGATGTCCGTCGCACCTCGCTGCGAGTGGTCCGCAGCTTCGTCACCGGGCTCGTCCCCAACGCGCCCGCCGCCTTCGCCTACCTCGGCATGCCGCGTTTCGAGCAGGCGGCCCTCGACCGGGGGTGGCGCACCTCCTGGGACGGGAGCCCGGCGGACCTCACCCTCATCCCGCCCCCGCACATGTGAGGCCCTGCCCATGCCCCGCCCCATCCCACCGGCTCCCTCGCCGCGCGGCGCGAAGCGCGCTCCGGCCGCCCCCTCGCGGCTGCCGGCCGCGCTGGCACGCGCCTTCTCGGCCCGCACACCGGGTCCGCCCCTGCCGCCCGGGCCGCGCGCCAACCCCTGGCGGCGGGCCGGAGCCGACCCCGTGGCGGTACCCGACCGCGAGCGCGCCCTGCTCGACGGACTGTGGCGCGGTGAGGGACACCACCGCCTGGCCGACGGGACGGTGACCCGCATCCGCCGGCGCCCGGTGCCCTCCGCGGGAGCGACCTACCCCGTCCACACCCACCTGGTCGTGGGCGCCGACGGCCCCCTGGAAGCGGGGCGCTACGCCTTCGACCTGGAGGACGGCGCGCTCTACCGGCGCGACGAGGCCCGCGAACGGCGAGCGGGCTGGCACGCCCCCGGCGCGGCCGCCGATGTGACGGGGACCCACCTGGTCCTGACCGTGCAGCCCGGTCGCAGCTTCGGCCGGTACCGCCACCGGGCCTGGCCCCTGTGGATCGCCGACACCGCCTACGCCCTGGCCGCCGTGGAGTTCCTGTGCGCGCCGTCGCCCGCCGCGGTGCGGCTGGGCCCCGGCCCGCGGCTGCGCGAGCTGCTCGGCGTCCCGCGCGCGGCCGAGCACGGCCGGTGGCTCGCACGCGGACTCGCGCCGGAGATCCCGCTGGCCGCCGTCGCACTGCCCGGCTCCTGGTCGGTCGTGCCTGAGCGCCGGGACGCCTTGTCCGCGCGGCGTTCCCCGGCGATCGGGGAGTTCGAGGCCGCGGTGCGCGCCCCGGATGCGCGGGCCGCGGACGCGGCGAGGGCCTGCGGGCAGGCCTGGGTGCTCGGGGCACACCGGTTGGAGACGTGGTCCGTCGCGACGGACACGCCCGCCGCCGAGGTCACCGAAACCCTGTGGCGGGCCCACCGGGCCGCGGCCGGCCTGTGCTACGCGGGCGCCCTGTCCGGACGATGGCGCTGCCGCCCGGTGTCAGGATTCGTCGCCTCGCGCGACCGCTGGACCGTGCACGCCCTGGCGATGCTCCCCGGCGCACCCGACCTCGACAAGGAGCCCGACGCATGATGATCGTTCCCCTGCTGTGGCGGGAGGCGGCCCGGTTTCCCGGGGCCCTGGCACGGAGCGTCGCCCTGCTGGTCCTCGTCTTCCTCGGCCACGTCGGACAGGCCGTGGCGATCGCCTGGTCGATGTCGGCGGTGCTGCACGGGCAGGCACGGGAGGTGTTCGTCGCCCTGGCGCTGATCCTCGGGATCGCGCTGCTGCGCCTGGTGCTCTCCCTGGCCCAGGCGTCGGCCGCCGCGGACCTGGGAGGCCGGGTCAGACAGGCGGTCCGCCGCCGCGCGGTGCGGGCGGCGCTCGTGCCCGAGCGGCTGCACGACACCGCGGCCCGGGACGGTTCGATGCGCGCCAGCCTCGGTGACGGTGTCGACGGTATCGACGCCTACGTCTCCAAGTACGTTCCCGCCATCGTGCAACTGCTCCTGACCTGCCCGATCGTCGTGATCGGCCTCGTCGCGCTCTCGCCGTGGGCGGGGGTGTGCGTCGCCGGAGGGGTCGTCTTCGCCCTGGTGGGACCCATGGCGTGGAAGCGGATGATGGCCCGGCGCGGGCTCGACCACCGGGACAGCTACGAGGCGCTCAGCGCCGACCTGCTGGAATCCCTGCGCGGTATGGCCACCCTGCGCACGCTCGGCGACGTGTCCGGTACCCGCGAGCGACTGGACCACCGCTCCGAGGCGCTGCGCAGGGCCACCGAGCGGGTGATGCGCGGATCCCTGGGCGAGACGGCCGTCACCGACGCGGCCGTCCAGGGGGGAGCGGTCGCCGCGGCCGCCGTCGCCATCGCCCACGCGGTCGCCGGGCAGGCCCCGGCAGTGGAGGTCTACCTGATCCTCCTGCTCTCCTCCGAAGCGTTCCGTCCCATCCGGGACCTCTCGAGGCACTGGCACGCCGGGTTCCTCGGCCTCACCGCGATTCCCGGCCTCACGCGGATCGGGGCCTTCACCGAACACCCCGGCGCCGCCGCCGTCCACACCGCTCCGATCAGCACCGCGTCCGGTCCCGGCGACGCCCCGGCGGCCGGCGACCCGTCGGCGGACACCCTGGAGGTCACCGGTCTGAGCTTCCGCTACCCCGACGCATCCGACGACGTCATCCACGCTCTCGACCTGACGGCCCGGCGGGGCTCCCTCACCGCGGTGGTCGGAGCCTCCGGGGCGGGAAAGTCCACCCTCTTCGACCTCCTCCTCGGCTTCCTCACTCCGCGCGCCGGAAGCATCGCCCTCGACGGCCGACCGTTGCGTACCTCCGACATCGCCGTGGTCTCCCAGAGGCCGGTGCTCTTCGTCGGGACCATTCGCGACAATCTCGCGGTCACCGGCGCCACCGCGGAAGCGGACCTGGTCGCGGCCTGCCGCGACGCGGGGATCCTCGACGAGATCCAGCGCTTCCCCCGCGGCTTCGACACCGAGGTCACCGAAGCCGGTACCAGCCTGTCGGGCGGACAGCGCCAGCGCCTCGCCCTGGCCCGCGCGCTGCTGGCACAGCGGCCGGTCCT
This genomic interval carries:
- a CDS encoding CocE/NonD family hydrolase is translated as MTEEPGREHLCRGGDGTPLRGLVWECAKPEGLVVVRTPYDAGRHEATARSWNARGYHCLVQDVRGRYRSEGDWCPFSYEEEDGGQVLVHLLDEFAGLPLVLFGASYAAHTALEAARAVTGNGASPVSAIIALVPALGPAETAWDPQGRPQIRHRIGWWHEHGRHRRSQPPLPPSELDRRVAQARERGVVEAAEHWDWSPSTMTGWRRLWSARRVDPASRYGRIDVPLLVISGDDDFFDDDARRLARAWSAPSHFAGGPWGHGLVGGVADRSLRSRIAAAGGLTRIIDPWLAAQGLPGAPAEWTGILAAASAPHTRSTLDSASGAWRHERTSP
- a CDS encoding YcaO-like family protein, with translation MTLTTGRRHPEAAGDAAARTAHPLPVEALVDPECGIIRSVRAVPHPTGAPASYLGLTAAVADARQLGEWPADRVSLGTSFDDAGQARIAAIAEGIERYCGNWLPADLPEDELRIATRAELLAAGHRPMDLDELPRFAPWQYTRAGFPYQPLTEDTPTLWTRCADSGGAEVWMPASLVYLNWRQSRFRHLPRVHHLNYAGIATGQGTEDARDRGVLEIIERDALELWWHLDGPTFGIDPASVPGLADDLRGSSLEVFLAVMPSEFAPAVAALVHDKERGLYAAGFSAALDPVRAARKAVLEAVHTWVYTQGCTTADGWVFRAVEQGLMARGLYLDHRADAAYLDAAGPQCEHVVDLGAHVQLWLDPRVHGQARRFTEPALGIRPITQVPAVTMDEVHQRLAARGHRVLTRDLTTSDVRRTSLRVVRSFVTGLVPNAPAAFAYLGMPRFEQAALDRGWRTSWDGSPADLTLIPPPHM
- a CDS encoding ATP-binding cassette domain-containing protein, yielding MMIVPLLWREAARFPGALARSVALLVLVFLGHVGQAVAIAWSMSAVLHGQAREVFVALALILGIALLRLVLSLAQASAAADLGGRVRQAVRRRAVRAALVPERLHDTAARDGSMRASLGDGVDGIDAYVSKYVPAIVQLLLTCPIVVIGLVALSPWAGVCVAGGVVFALVGPMAWKRMMARRGLDHRDSYEALSADLLESLRGMATLRTLGDVSGTRERLDHRSEALRRATERVMRGSLGETAVTDAAVQGGAVAAAAVAIAHAVAGQAPAVEVYLILLLSSEAFRPIRDLSRHWHAGFLGLTAIPGLTRIGAFTEHPGAAAVHTAPISTASGPGDAPAAGDPSADTLEVTGLSFRYPDASDDVIHALDLTARRGSLTAVVGASGAGKSTLFDLLLGFLTPRAGSIALDGRPLRTSDIAVVSQRPVLFVGTIRDNLAVTGATAEADLVAACRDAGILDEIQRFPRGFDTEVTEAGTSLSGGQRQRLALARALLAQRPVLLVDEPTSALDADRSADVVQTLHRVARDRVVIMISHRSETLTEVPHVLSLDSGHLHRSAS